A genomic region of Lachnoclostridium edouardi contains the following coding sequences:
- the allB gene encoding allantoinase AllB, protein MYDVLIKNGKVVTSEDVLNANVLVKDGKVAAVASWGEEPEAAKVIDAAGKYVFPGAIDSHAHLNDPGYNWREDYEHGTAAAGVGGCTTIVDMPLQNEPAMTDGAIMDKKEEIVSPNAYVDYCFWGGLVDYNFDKLAELDEKGCVAFKSFIGPVSPDYVSLSYGQAREAMEIIKKFGGRAGFHCEDFSIIKWEEARAKKEGRNTWRDFLDSRPVVSELIATKAIIDLARDTGCKVHICHVSHPDVALAIAEAQAEGIDVTAETCSHYLSLTEDDVIEKGPICKCAPPLRTADAVEEMWEYVDAGVLSCVGSDHSPCADYEKNDPDNVFDVWGGISGIQNIMQVVYSEGVDKRGYDPTLLARALSEGPAKVFGIYGKKGAIKVGFDADLVILDPDKEWEITPESLYYVNKISAFVGMKGKGLPVCTMVRGQVVAEDCKLVGEKGYGELVKKIK, encoded by the coding sequence ATGTATGACGTTTTAATTAAAAACGGAAAGGTAGTTACTTCTGAAGATGTTCTTAATGCAAACGTGTTAGTTAAGGACGGAAAAGTTGCAGCGGTTGCCTCATGGGGAGAGGAACCAGAAGCAGCAAAGGTGATTGACGCAGCAGGGAAATATGTTTTCCCAGGCGCTATTGACAGCCATGCTCATTTAAATGATCCGGGATATAACTGGAGAGAGGATTATGAACATGGAACAGCGGCAGCTGGAGTAGGCGGCTGTACAACAATCGTAGACATGCCTCTGCAGAATGAGCCTGCTATGACAGACGGCGCTATTATGGACAAAAAAGAAGAAATTGTATCTCCAAACGCTTATGTAGACTATTGCTTCTGGGGCGGATTAGTAGATTATAATTTTGATAAGCTGGCTGAGCTGGATGAGAAAGGCTGTGTAGCATTTAAATCATTTATCGGACCAGTTTCTCCTGACTATGTTTCCTTATCCTACGGACAGGCAAGAGAGGCAATGGAAATTATTAAAAAGTTTGGCGGAAGAGCCGGATTCCACTGCGAAGATTTCTCCATTATTAAGTGGGAAGAGGCCAGAGCGAAAAAAGAAGGCAGAAATACATGGAGAGATTTCCTGGATTCCAGACCAGTTGTATCTGAGTTAATTGCCACAAAGGCAATTATTGATCTGGCCAGAGACACAGGATGTAAGGTACATATTTGTCATGTAAGCCATCCGGACGTAGCTTTGGCAATTGCAGAAGCTCAGGCGGAGGGGATTGATGTTACTGCTGAAACATGCAGCCATTATCTGAGCCTGACAGAAGATGATGTAATTGAAAAAGGACCGATCTGCAAATGTGCTCCTCCTTTAAGAACAGCAGACGCTGTAGAGGAAATGTGGGAGTATGTAGACGCAGGAGTTCTTTCCTGCGTGGGAAGCGACCACTCTCCATGTGCTGATTATGAGAAGAATGATCCAGACAATGTATTTGATGTTTGGGGAGGAATCAGCGGAATCCAGAATATTATGCAGGTTGTTTACAGTGAAGGCGTTGATAAGAGGGGATATGACCCGACACTGCTTGCAAGAGCATTAAGCGAAGGCCCTGCAAAGGTATTTGGCATTTATGGAAAGAAGGGAGCTATTAAGGTTGGATTTGACGCTGACCTTGTAATTTTAGATCCTGATAAGGAATGGGAAATCACTCCAGAGTCCTTATATTATGTAAATAAAATTTCTGCATTTGTGGGAATGAAGGGAAAAGGACTTCCTGTATGTACCATGGTCAGAGGCCAGGTTGTTGCTGAAGACTGCAAACTGGTTGGCGAGAAAGGCTATGGGGAGTTAGTTAAAAAAATTAAATAA
- a CDS encoding IclR family transcriptional regulator — protein MEELKEKASKKNQSVEKAFAIIEYLSTKQGPQRLQDIANDLDMNSSTVIRFLSTLQGCGYVDQERETLKYYLTYKICFIANKVSSNIELRDVLRPYVREIAGALKESVCLAVEQDMNVVYIEVVPGPDQMIKTMQRIGNQAPLHCTGVGKLLLLNHSEGFIDKMIEKKGLPKFTDYTIVTKQLLLQELEAVRRLDYAFDNEECEIGARCISLPIRDFTGKVVAGISVTGPSFRMDEIINPDNIDYLKKIALEASRKLGYEG, from the coding sequence ATGGAAGAGCTGAAAGAGAAGGCATCAAAGAAGAATCAATCTGTAGAAAAAGCATTTGCAATTATTGAATATCTTTCCACTAAACAGGGGCCTCAGCGCCTTCAGGATATTGCCAACGACCTGGATATGAACTCCAGCACCGTTATCAGATTCCTTTCTACATTACAGGGATGTGGTTATGTAGATCAGGAAAGGGAGACATTAAAATATTATTTGACATACAAGATCTGCTTTATTGCAAATAAAGTCAGCTCAAATATTGAATTAAGGGACGTGCTTCGTCCATATGTCAGAGAAATTGCCGGAGCGTTAAAAGAGTCGGTCTGCCTGGCGGTAGAGCAGGATATGAATGTAGTATATATTGAAGTAGTGCCTGGCCCGGACCAGATGATAAAGACTATGCAGCGCATAGGAAATCAAGCCCCTCTCCACTGTACAGGCGTAGGAAAGCTGCTGCTTTTAAATCACAGCGAAGGCTTTATAGATAAAATGATTGAGAAAAAAGGGCTGCCTAAGTTTACTGATTATACTATAGTGACAAAACAGCTGCTGCTGCAGGAGTTGGAGGCTGTGCGCAGGCTGGATTATGCATTTGATAATGAGGAATGTGAAATTGGGGCCAGATGTATCTCTCTGCCGATCCGCGATTTTACAGGCAAGGTGGTGGCAGGTATCAGCGTAACAGGCCCCTCTTTTAGAATGGATGAGATTATTAATCCGGATAATATTGATTATCTGAAAAAAATTGCTTTGGAGGCCTCCAGAAAATTAGGATATGAAGGCTGA
- a CDS encoding thiamine pyrophosphate-binding protein gives MNLSQAIVEICKKEGIKDAFGIPGAGCNAFYDALKDAKDEIHHITMRHEECCVHAADGYYRASGRMALAICTSGPGATNFTTGIYTANIDSIPLIAITGQAVRAQLGKDAFQCVDMVDIARPVAKHVVCLTDPKTAVDEVIKAFKLAKSGKPGPVLIDFPLDMQKVEVDFDPDSYEPVKVENPKASPAAIKAAMDMLLAAEKPVILMGGGVILAKAEKELVEFAEIMNIPVVITYMAKGGIASNHPLYAGMPGIQCGNPVGNKVFSESDVVLAIGNRFTDRHTGAINVYTEGKKFIHINVERSEVGKIFNPDLGIVADAKDAIDQLLAAAKALGQQKGADRVAGIPALRAELARKVDHDCVPINPHRVFGEINKCFDDDTMYTTGCGITQIWSGQLQEINKPRKYMPSGGAGCLGWDIPGAIGAMVATGCKDKCVCLMGDFGFTFHVQEIATAATAGVPLIVCIVNNAYLGLIRQNQKFAYDYEYGVAMPENQGIMDYVKVAEGFNCEAERVFKPEDIAGAFERAKASKKPYVIDIVCEPQAHCSMGNDILHVREFNAE, from the coding sequence ATGAATTTATCACAGGCAATTGTAGAAATTTGTAAAAAAGAAGGCATTAAAGATGCTTTCGGTATCCCAGGCGCAGGCTGTAATGCATTCTACGATGCATTAAAAGATGCAAAAGACGAGATTCATCACATTACTATGCGTCACGAAGAGTGCTGTGTACACGCAGCTGACGGCTATTATAGAGCAAGCGGAAGAATGGCTTTAGCTATTTGTACTTCCGGCCCAGGTGCAACAAACTTCACAACCGGTATCTATACAGCTAACATTGACAGCATCCCGCTGATCGCTATTACAGGACAGGCAGTAAGAGCTCAGTTAGGCAAGGACGCTTTCCAGTGCGTAGATATGGTTGATATTGCAAGACCAGTTGCTAAGCACGTTGTTTGCTTAACAGATCCTAAGACAGCTGTTGACGAAGTTATCAAGGCTTTCAAGCTGGCTAAGAGCGGCAAACCAGGCCCTGTACTTATCGACTTCCCTCTGGATATGCAGAAGGTAGAAGTTGATTTTGATCCAGACTCCTATGAGCCAGTAAAGGTTGAGAATCCAAAGGCATCCCCAGCAGCTATTAAAGCAGCTATGGATATGCTTCTGGCAGCTGAGAAGCCTGTTATCTTAATGGGCGGCGGCGTTATCTTAGCTAAGGCTGAGAAAGAGCTGGTTGAGTTCGCTGAGATTATGAACATTCCTGTAGTTATTACATACATGGCTAAGGGCGGCATCGCTTCCAACCATCCACTGTATGCAGGTATGCCAGGTATCCAGTGCGGTAACCCAGTTGGTAATAAAGTATTCTCTGAGTCTGACGTTGTTCTGGCTATCGGTAACAGATTTACTGACAGACATACAGGCGCTATCAACGTTTATACAGAAGGCAAGAAGTTCATCCATATTAACGTTGAGAGAAGCGAAGTTGGCAAGATCTTTAACCCAGATCTGGGCATCGTTGCTGATGCTAAAGACGCTATTGATCAGTTACTGGCCGCTGCTAAGGCTCTTGGACAGCAGAAGGGCGCTGACAGAGTTGCAGGTATTCCAGCTCTCCGCGCAGAACTGGCTAGAAAAGTTGACCACGACTGTGTTCCGATTAACCCACACAGAGTATTTGGCGAGATCAACAAATGCTTTGATGATGATACAATGTACACAACAGGCTGTGGTATTACACAGATCTGGTCCGGTCAGTTACAGGAAATCAACAAACCACGTAAATATATGCCATCCGGCGGCGCTGGCTGCTTAGGCTGGGATATTCCAGGCGCTATCGGCGCTATGGTTGCTACAGGCTGCAAAGATAAATGTGTATGCTTAATGGGTGACTTCGGTTTCACATTCCATGTACAGGAAATCGCTACAGCTGCTACAGCAGGCGTTCCGCTGATCGTTTGTATCGTAAACAACGCTTACTTAGGTCTGATCAGACAGAACCAGAAGTTTGCTTATGACTATGAGTACGGCGTAGCTATGCCAGAAAACCAGGGAATCATGGACTATGTAAAAGTAGCTGAAGGATTCAACTGCGAGGCAGAGCGTGTATTCAAACCAGAAGATATTGCCGGTGCTTTTGAAAGAGCAAAAGCTTCTAAGAAACCTTACGTTATTGATATTGTTTGCGAGCCACAGGCACACTGCTCTATGGGTAATGATATCCTTCATGTAAGAGAATTCAACGCAGAATAA
- a CDS encoding amidophosphoribosyltransferase, which translates to MGGFFGVASKSSCSLDLFFGVDYHSHLGTKRGGMAVYGPGGFHRSIHNIENSPFRTKFEHDLDELEGNLGIGCISDSDPQPLLIQSHLGSYAITTVGKINNQESLVREAYENGHIHFMEMSGGKINSSELVAAMINQRSSLVEGLLYAQEKIEGSMTILLLTPEGIYASRDRLGRTPVIIGKKEGAYCAAFESFAYLNLGYTDHSELGPGEIALITPESVECLSKPGQEMKICTFLWTYYGYPTSTYEGVNVEQMRYNCGKMLAQRDNVAADSVAGVPDSGIAHAIGYSTESGIPFTRPFIKYTPTWPRSFMPQNQKQRNLIAKMKLIPVDGLIRNKKLLLIDDSIVRGTQLGETTDFLYQSGAKEVHVRPACPPLLHACPYLNFSRSTSNLDLITRRIIKDREGDNVSSELLDDYANPDSQNYKEMVEEIRKKLNFTTLAFHRLDDLKESVGISPCKLCTHCWNGKG; encoded by the coding sequence ATGGGCGGATTCTTTGGCGTTGCCTCAAAATCCAGTTGTTCTCTGGATTTATTCTTTGGTGTTGACTATCATTCCCATCTGGGGACAAAACGGGGCGGTATGGCCGTATATGGTCCCGGCGGTTTTCACCGTTCTATTCACAATATTGAAAATTCTCCATTCCGAACGAAATTTGAACACGACTTAGACGAGCTGGAAGGCAATTTAGGCATTGGATGTATTTCTGACAGCGATCCTCAGCCTTTATTAATTCAGTCTCATCTGGGCAGCTATGCCATCACTACTGTAGGTAAGATTAACAATCAGGAATCTCTTGTTCGGGAAGCATATGAAAATGGACATATTCATTTTATGGAAATGAGCGGCGGAAAAATTAATTCTTCTGAGCTGGTAGCTGCAATGATCAACCAACGCTCCAGTCTGGTAGAAGGTCTTCTCTACGCCCAGGAAAAAATTGAAGGGTCCATGACCATACTTCTCCTTACTCCTGAGGGAATATATGCTTCCAGGGACAGACTTGGCCGCACCCCTGTTATTATAGGAAAAAAGGAGGGGGCTTACTGCGCTGCCTTTGAAAGCTTTGCGTACTTAAATTTAGGTTATACAGACCATTCTGAGCTGGGCCCCGGAGAAATTGCACTTATTACCCCTGAAAGCGTAGAATGTCTCAGCAAGCCTGGGCAGGAAATGAAAATCTGCACATTTTTGTGGACATATTATGGCTATCCTACATCTACTTATGAAGGCGTGAACGTGGAGCAGATGAGGTACAACTGCGGCAAAATGCTGGCCCAGAGAGATAATGTGGCAGCTGACAGCGTGGCGGGAGTTCCTGATTCCGGTATCGCCCATGCTATCGGCTATTCCACAGAATCCGGCATTCCATTTACACGTCCCTTTATTAAATATACTCCTACCTGGCCTCGTTCCTTTATGCCTCAGAACCAGAAGCAAAGGAATCTGATTGCTAAAATGAAATTAATTCCTGTGGACGGCCTGATCCGCAATAAAAAGCTTCTTTTAATTGACGACTCTATTGTCCGGGGAACGCAGCTGGGGGAAACCACAGATTTCCTTTATCAAAGCGGCGCCAAGGAGGTACATGTGCGTCCTGCATGTCCGCCTTTGCTTCACGCCTGCCCGTACCTGAATTTTTCCCGCTCTACTTCTAATCTGGACTTGATTACCCGCAGAATTATTAAGGACCGGGAGGGCGACAATGTTTCTTCTGAACTTTTAGATGACTACGCAAATCCAGATAGTCAGAATTATAAAGAAATGGTAGAGGAGATCAGGAAAAAACTGAACTTTACTACTTTAGCCTTCCACCGCTTAGACGACTTAAAAGAATCTGTAGGGATTTCTCCGTGCAAGCTGTGTACTCACTGCTGGAACGGCAAGGGATAA
- a CDS encoding PepSY domain-containing protein, which translates to MKKIILVLSVTAALFTGSIVSYAGVYYAGPYSETGTITKEEAKEEALQYIPEDSQFQYAESKGQNYEVVYYCPELTEYYRLRLSAEDGALREYKSWLERGRGSKSVALSEDEAKEIVLGEVEGAESLEVNLDSSRGEKVYKVRFNTDSGSGMYEIQPEDGNILLRELAVDH; encoded by the coding sequence GTGAAAAAGATTATATTAGTATTGAGTGTTACGGCTGCATTGTTCACAGGCAGCATAGTGTCTTATGCTGGTGTATATTATGCAGGCCCCTACAGTGAAACAGGTACGATTACAAAAGAAGAAGCAAAAGAAGAAGCTTTGCAGTACATACCGGAGGACAGCCAGTTCCAGTATGCAGAAAGTAAAGGTCAGAATTATGAGGTTGTTTATTACTGTCCGGAGCTGACTGAATATTACAGGCTGAGGCTGTCAGCTGAAGATGGAGCGCTGAGAGAGTACAAAAGCTGGCTTGAAAGAGGCAGAGGCAGTAAGAGCGTTGCTCTAAGCGAGGATGAGGCGAAAGAGATTGTCCTGGGAGAAGTAGAGGGGGCTGAAAGCCTGGAAGTAAACTTGGATTCTAGCAGAGGAGAAAAGGTGTACAAAGTAAGATTCAATACAGACAGCGGCAGCGGCATGTATGAGATACAGCCGGAGGATGGCAACATTCTCCTTAGAGAACTGGCTGTTGACCACTGA
- a CDS encoding 4Fe-4S dicluster domain-containing protein — translation MVTNDATVLRIKHDVLYEVAKLAWEGELEEKKSDIPYKIIPGPQAQFRCCIYKEREIIRQRVRLAEGKCPKGMDSRNVVQVINAACEECPIASYVVTDNCRKCMGKACQNSCHFGAISMNETRAHIDPNKCKECGKCAQACPYNAIAHLERPCKKVCPVDAITYDEYGVCVIDEKKCIQCGACIHSCPFGAIGSKTFMVDIIRLIKAGKKVVAMVAPAVEGQFGSNITTASWKNALKKTGFSDMIEVALGGDMTAAAEAEEWAKAYKEGKKMTTSCCPAFVNMIKQYYPMLLDHMSTTVSPMCGVSRMIKAEDPEAITVFIGPCTAKKSESLDLNITGNADYVLTIGEVRAMMRAKGIELEPAENTEQDGSVFGKRFGNGGGVAGAVIQCLKEMGENTDINVMKCSGGAECKKALLLLKVGKLPADFIEGMVCTGGCVGGPSRHKTEMEFKKDRDTLIAAADGREVHENLKNYPMDKFSMHR, via the coding sequence ATGGTAACAAATGATGCAACAGTGCTGCGCATCAAACACGATGTATTATATGAAGTGGCGAAGCTGGCATGGGAAGGTGAATTGGAAGAAAAAAAATCAGATATACCCTATAAAATAATTCCAGGCCCTCAGGCCCAATTCCGCTGCTGTATTTATAAGGAAAGAGAGATTATCCGTCAAAGAGTTCGCCTGGCAGAGGGAAAATGCCCAAAGGGCATGGATTCCAGAAACGTAGTACAGGTAATCAATGCAGCATGTGAAGAATGTCCCATTGCCTCCTATGTAGTTACAGACAACTGCCGGAAATGTATGGGAAAAGCCTGTCAGAATTCCTGTCATTTCGGGGCTATTTCCATGAATGAAACAAGAGCTCACATTGACCCTAATAAATGTAAGGAATGCGGAAAATGCGCTCAGGCCTGTCCATATAACGCTATTGCCCACTTAGAAAGACCTTGTAAAAAGGTATGTCCGGTGGACGCTATTACATATGACGAATATGGAGTTTGCGTAATTGATGAGAAAAAATGTATTCAATGCGGAGCCTGTATCCACAGCTGTCCTTTTGGAGCCATTGGCTCTAAAACATTTATGGTGGATATTATCCGCCTGATTAAAGCAGGCAAAAAGGTGGTAGCCATGGTGGCCCCTGCTGTAGAAGGACAGTTTGGCAGCAATATTACAACAGCCAGCTGGAAAAATGCTTTGAAAAAAACAGGTTTTTCTGACATGATAGAGGTGGCGTTAGGCGGCGATATGACAGCGGCAGCGGAAGCAGAAGAGTGGGCTAAAGCTTACAAGGAAGGCAAAAAGATGACAACCTCATGCTGCCCGGCTTTTGTAAACATGATTAAACAGTATTATCCAATGCTGTTAGATCACATGTCCACCACAGTATCTCCTATGTGCGGAGTATCGCGTATGATTAAAGCTGAGGACCCTGAGGCCATCACTGTATTTATCGGTCCTTGTACTGCAAAGAAAAGCGAAAGCCTGGATTTAAATATTACTGGAAATGCAGATTATGTTTTAACTATCGGAGAAGTCAGAGCTATGATGCGGGCCAAGGGAATAGAACTGGAGCCGGCGGAGAATACAGAGCAGGACGGATCTGTATTTGGAAAACGGTTTGGAAACGGCGGCGGCGTAGCCGGAGCTGTCATTCAGTGTCTCAAGGAAATGGGAGAAAATACAGATATTAATGTTATGAAATGCAGCGGAGGAGCTGAATGTAAGAAGGCGCTGCTGCTTTTAAAGGTAGGAAAGCTTCCTGCGGATTTCATTGAAGGCATGGTGTGCACAGGAGGCTGCGTAGGCGGCCCAAGCAGACACAAAACAGAAATGGAATTTAAAAAGGACAGAGATACTCTTATTGCGGCTGCCGACGGCAGAGAGGTACATGAAAATCTGAAAAATTATCCTATGGACAAATTTTCCATGCACAGATAG
- a CDS encoding SpoIIE family protein phosphatase, with the protein MGITVDVAYKSLNKFTEVLCGDKVEILKTEDSNILILADGMGSGVKANILSTLTSKILGTMFLNGATLEECVETIVETLPICQVRKVAYSTFSILQVFHNGDAYLIEFDNPSCIFIRNGELVRIPQNIRVIRDKKINEFRFKVQKGDALILMSDGTIHAGVGQLLNFGWTWEEIAQYAVKQYRLTISAMRLATAICQACDDLYMCRPGDDTTVAAMRIIDSKPVHLMTGPAKNPEDDKLMVSDFMAGEGGTKRIVCGGTSATIVSRVLDKRLDVSLNYVDPEIPPMAYMDGIELVTEGVLTLNRVIQLLKRYVKNETVSEDFFLELDKPNGASMVAKMLIEDCTELHLYVGKAINSAYQNPGLPFDLGIRQNLVEQLKHTIEEMGKTVTVTYY; encoded by the coding sequence ATGGGAATTACAGTTGACGTAGCTTATAAAAGCTTAAATAAGTTTACAGAGGTGCTGTGCGGCGATAAAGTAGAAATACTGAAAACAGAAGATTCTAATATCCTGATTTTAGCGGACGGTATGGGAAGCGGAGTTAAGGCTAATATTCTTTCCACCCTTACCTCTAAAATTCTGGGAACCATGTTTTTAAATGGAGCCACTTTGGAAGAATGTGTGGAAACCATTGTGGAAACCCTGCCTATTTGCCAGGTGCGAAAAGTAGCTTACTCCACCTTCAGCATCCTGCAGGTATTTCACAATGGGGACGCTTATTTAATAGAATTTGACAACCCCAGCTGTATTTTTATCAGAAATGGAGAGCTGGTGCGGATTCCTCAGAACATTCGTGTTATTCGCGATAAAAAGATTAATGAATTCCGCTTTAAAGTGCAAAAAGGGGACGCCTTAATTCTGATGAGCGACGGCACAATTCACGCCGGGGTAGGACAGCTTTTAAACTTTGGATGGACCTGGGAGGAAATTGCCCAGTACGCAGTGAAGCAGTACCGTCTGACTATTTCCGCTATGCGTTTAGCCACAGCGATCTGCCAGGCCTGCGACGATCTTTATATGTGCCGTCCAGGAGACGACACTACAGTAGCCGCCATGAGAATCATTGACAGCAAGCCGGTGCATCTGATGACCGGGCCTGCTAAAAATCCTGAGGACGATAAGCTAATGGTGTCAGATTTTATGGCGGGAGAGGGAGGCACAAAGCGGATTGTCTGCGGAGGCACCAGCGCTACAATTGTGTCCAGAGTTTTAGATAAGCGTCTGGACGTGTCATTAAATTATGTAGACCCGGAAATTCCGCCAATGGCTTATATGGATGGCATTGAGCTGGTGACAGAGGGAGTTCTGACCTTAAATAGAGTAATACAGCTGTTAAAAAGATATGTGAAAAACGAAACAGTTTCTGAGGACTTCTTTCTGGAGCTGGATAAGCCTAACGGGGCGTCCATGGTAGCAAAAATGCTGATTGAGGATTGTACAGAGCTTCATCTGTACGTGGGAAAGGCTATTAACAGCGCTTACCAGAATCCTGGCCTGCCATTTGATCTGGGAATCAGGCAGAATTTGGTGGAGCAATTAAAGCACACAATAGAAGAAATGGGTAAAACAGTAACAGTAACATATTATTAA
- a CDS encoding [Fe-Fe] hydrogenase large subunit C-terminal domain-containing protein, whose protein sequence is MGIIDFKATKCKHCYKCVRYCDVKAIMIKDERAEIMPDKCILCGHCLQICPQSAKTLVSDLEIVKGFIKRGEKVVVSIAPSYRGLMKYKTPGQINSALKKLGFDQVRETSEGAAVVTAEYVKLLDKGDMENIITTCCPSVNSLIEIYYPELIPYMAPVVSPMVAHGRLIKKEMPEAKVVFLGPCIAKKQESMDFRDEGAIDAVLNFNDIQKWLNQEDIVVEECEDIPFKQLDPKVNRLYPVTNGVVNSVLATEDRGDGYRKFYVHGSSNCIDLCKSMQRGEIKGCFIEMNMCSGGCIKGPTVNDETISRFRVKLDMEETIEREPAGHSDLEEAMSGISFKKIFEDHSPKEQKPTEEEIQSILHMTGKNKPEDELNCGACGYPTCRDKAVAVFQKKAELNMCIPFMHEKAESFANLVMETSPNVVLIVDPEMKILEYSAVGEKYFGKTRQEALQMYLYEFIDPEDFQWVFDNHQNIHGKKVTYPEYQLSTLQNIVYIAKENVVLATFIDITKEEEQEREDYEKKLETIDLAQKVIHKQMMVAQEIAGLLGETTAETKTTLTKLCKSLLDEGSESEVK, encoded by the coding sequence ATGGGGATTATTGACTTTAAGGCCACAAAATGTAAACATTGCTATAAATGTGTTCGCTATTGTGACGTTAAGGCGATTATGATAAAAGATGAGAGAGCAGAAATTATGCCTGACAAGTGTATTCTGTGCGGCCACTGTCTCCAGATTTGTCCTCAGTCAGCCAAAACCCTTGTAAGCGATTTAGAGATTGTAAAGGGATTTATTAAAAGAGGGGAGAAGGTGGTGGTATCTATTGCGCCTTCCTACCGCGGCCTGATGAAGTATAAAACTCCGGGACAGATTAACAGTGCGCTGAAAAAGCTGGGCTTTGACCAGGTTAGAGAAACCTCAGAGGGAGCTGCTGTTGTAACGGCAGAATATGTAAAGCTGCTGGATAAGGGAGACATGGAAAATATTATTACTACCTGCTGTCCAAGTGTAAACAGTTTGATTGAGATTTATTATCCGGAGCTGATTCCTTATATGGCTCCAGTAGTATCCCCTATGGTAGCTCACGGCCGTCTGATAAAAAAGGAGATGCCGGAGGCAAAGGTGGTATTTTTAGGGCCCTGTATTGCTAAAAAGCAGGAGTCTATGGACTTTAGAGACGAAGGGGCTATTGATGCAGTTTTAAACTTTAATGATATTCAAAAATGGCTGAATCAAGAAGATATTGTGGTGGAGGAATGCGAGGATATTCCGTTTAAACAGCTGGACCCTAAAGTAAACCGTTTGTACCCTGTGACAAACGGGGTGGTAAATTCCGTGCTGGCTACAGAGGACAGAGGGGACGGATACAGAAAGTTTTACGTACATGGCAGCAGCAACTGTATAGATCTGTGTAAAAGTATGCAGAGAGGCGAAATTAAAGGCTGCTTTATAGAAATGAATATGTGTTCAGGAGGCTGTATTAAAGGGCCTACAGTAAATGACGAAACCATTTCCAGGTTCCGGGTAAAGCTGGATATGGAGGAAACCATTGAAAGAGAGCCGGCAGGCCACTCCGACTTAGAAGAAGCTATGAGTGGAATTTCCTTTAAGAAAATCTTTGAGGACCATTCTCCCAAAGAGCAGAAGCCTACAGAAGAGGAAATTCAAAGTATTCTTCACATGACAGGAAAAAACAAACCGGAGGATGAGTTAAACTGCGGCGCCTGCGGATATCCTACATGCAGGGACAAAGCGGTCGCTGTATTCCAGAAAAAAGCAGAGCTGAATATGTGCATTCCATTTATGCATGAAAAAGCAGAATCCTTTGCCAATTTGGTAATGGAAACATCCCCTAATGTAGTATTAATTGTAGACCCAGAGATGAAGATTTTGGAGTATTCCGCAGTAGGAGAAAAATATTTCGGAAAAACGCGGCAGGAAGCCCTTCAAATGTATTTATATGAATTTATTGACCCGGAAGATTTCCAATGGGTGTTTGACAATCACCAAAACATTCACGGAAAAAAGGTAACATATCCAGAGTATCAGCTGTCAACTCTTCAAAATATTGTATACATAGCCAAAGAAAATGTAGTTCTGGCCACATTTATTGATATTACAAAAGAAGAGGAGCAGGAGCGGGAGGACTACGAGAAGAAGCTGGAGACCATTGATCTGGCTCAGAAGGTAATTCACAAGCAGATGATGGTTGCCCAGGAAATTGCAGGATTGTTGGGAGAAACTACAGCGGAGACGAAAACAACCCTGACTAAGCTTTGTAAGTCACTGCTGGATGAAGGAAGCGAAAGCGAGGTCAAATAA
- a CDS encoding (2Fe-2S) ferredoxin domain-containing protein encodes MRVTICIGSACHLKGSRDVIAKLQELVTSNGLGEKVDLNGAFCSGNCVKDGVCLTVEEQLFSVKPEETEEFFNKEILGRI; translated from the coding sequence ATGAGAGTAACTATTTGTATTGGAAGCGCCTGTCATTTAAAGGGGTCAAGGGACGTGATTGCAAAGCTTCAGGAGCTGGTAACATCTAATGGATTAGGGGAAAAAGTAGATTTAAACGGGGCGTTCTGCAGCGGAAATTGTGTAAAGGATGGAGTCTGTCTTACAGTGGAGGAACAGCTGTTTTCTGTAAAACCAGAAGAAACAGAGGAGTTTTTTAACAAGGAAATACTGGGGAGGATATAA